From the Leifsonia sp. AG29 genome, one window contains:
- a CDS encoding carbohydrate ABC transporter permease encodes MLAVSAPKPARRRGPASDVTRLLPRPLLVAVIAVLLTVVLGPVLYMVFSSVNSDVSVASGAFFPTELHLDNYLKVWSTVDLGTGLMNSVIICSGVAVVCAFLAVATAYVLVRYEFRGRLTFLRGLLGLQSIPGTLMLLPVFVLFSSIATALGVQIIGTRTAVFITYLTFALPFSTWVMVTYLRGLPKALEEAARIDGASSWRILTQIVIPLSWPGIVVSGIFAFLLGWNDVLFASVLTNPETRTAAVALQVFAASQEGGAVPIYGQMMAASLICAVPVVVLYLVFQRYLIGGLTSGGVK; translated from the coding sequence ATGCTTGCCGTCTCCGCGCCGAAGCCGGCGCGCCGGCGCGGCCCTGCGTCCGACGTCACCAGGCTCCTGCCGCGCCCCCTGCTCGTGGCGGTCATCGCAGTCCTGCTGACCGTGGTGCTCGGACCCGTCCTCTACATGGTGTTCTCCTCGGTGAACTCGGATGTCTCCGTCGCCTCGGGGGCGTTCTTCCCCACGGAGCTCCACTTGGACAACTACCTCAAGGTGTGGAGCACCGTCGATCTCGGCACCGGCCTGATGAACAGCGTCATCATCTGCAGCGGCGTCGCAGTCGTCTGCGCGTTCCTGGCGGTGGCCACGGCCTACGTCCTGGTGCGCTACGAGTTCCGGGGCCGGCTCACGTTCCTTCGCGGGCTCCTCGGGCTCCAGTCGATCCCGGGCACTCTCATGCTCCTGCCCGTCTTCGTGCTGTTCTCCTCGATCGCCACGGCCTTGGGCGTGCAGATCATCGGGACGCGCACGGCGGTCTTCATCACCTACCTCACGTTCGCTCTGCCGTTCTCGACCTGGGTGATGGTGACCTACCTCCGCGGGCTGCCGAAGGCGCTCGAGGAGGCTGCCCGCATCGACGGCGCGTCATCGTGGCGCATCCTCACCCAGATCGTGATCCCGCTCAGCTGGCCCGGGATCGTCGTCTCCGGCATCTTCGCCTTCCTGCTCGGCTGGAACGACGTGCTCTTCGCCTCGGTCCTCACCAATCCCGAGACGCGCACGGCGGCGGTCGCACTGCAGGTGTTCGCCGCCTCCCAGGAAGGCGGGGCCGTTCCCATCTACGGGCAGATGATGGCCGCATCGCTCATATGCGCCGTGCCGGTCGTCGTGCTGTACCTCGTATTCCAGCGCTACCTGATCGGTGGCCTCACCAGTGGAGGAGTGAAGTAA
- a CDS encoding sugar phosphate isomerase/epimerase family protein encodes MSDVSGVSWQLSGFGDEIDPDPAVQVAVLQALGANHIEVRSAWGVNVVDLDNAQLDRLAGVLAERGMRVSAIASPIGKVDVSLPVEHEIERLGRAIEAAKRLDSRYIRVFSFYRGAGVPVESIREAVITRMLALAESADAAGVVLLHENEKDIYGDTPERCLDIVESVGSSALRLAWDSANFVQVGVGRPFDDGYELLRPHLEYLQVKDALSATSEVVPAGEGDGEVLKTITALRDDGYVGFASLEPHLTDVNALGGFSGPAAFGVAARAFRRLTDQIGVTLA; translated from the coding sequence GTGAGTGACGTTTCCGGGGTGTCCTGGCAGCTGTCCGGATTCGGCGACGAGATCGACCCGGACCCGGCTGTTCAGGTAGCCGTTCTGCAGGCGCTGGGCGCGAACCACATCGAGGTCCGGAGCGCCTGGGGCGTCAACGTGGTCGATCTCGACAACGCACAGCTCGACCGGCTCGCCGGCGTCTTGGCCGAGCGCGGCATGCGCGTCTCCGCCATCGCATCGCCGATCGGGAAGGTCGACGTGTCGCTGCCGGTGGAGCACGAGATCGAGCGGCTGGGCCGTGCGATCGAGGCCGCGAAGCGGCTCGACTCGCGCTACATCCGCGTGTTCTCGTTCTACCGGGGCGCCGGGGTTCCCGTCGAGAGCATTCGCGAAGCCGTCATCACTCGGATGCTTGCGCTCGCTGAATCCGCGGACGCCGCCGGAGTCGTGCTGCTGCATGAGAACGAGAAGGACATCTACGGCGACACGCCCGAGCGATGCCTCGACATCGTCGAGTCTGTCGGTTCGAGCGCACTGCGGCTCGCCTGGGACAGCGCGAACTTCGTTCAAGTGGGCGTGGGCCGCCCGTTCGATGACGGCTATGAGCTGCTCCGCCCGCACCTCGAATACCTCCAGGTGAAGGACGCCCTCTCGGCAACCTCTGAGGTCGTCCCCGCCGGGGAGGGCGACGGGGAGGTGCTCAAGACGATCACCGCTCTGCGGGACGACGGCTACGTCGGCTTCGCCTCGCTCGAGCCGCACCTCACCGACGTGAACGCCCTCGGGGGATTCTCCGGGCCCGCCGCCTTCGGCGTCGCCGCCCGTGCTTTCCGTCGCCTCACAGACCAGATCGGAGTCACCCTCGCATGA
- a CDS encoding Gfo/Idh/MocA family protein — MTGSTASMPLRVAIVGCGIIGLNHARAILRHPDLVITALVDAVSEAATALADQIVAEHGTPRPAEFGSLAAALAGSDFEVVVICTPSGLHVALAEEALTAGKHVVIEKPLDVSMPRAREILTLSQRAEQQGLLVSVISQHRFDPASKVVADAAHSGGFGRLTSGVASVAWWRSQEYYDSGDWRGTWELDGGGALMNQGVHTVDLLVWFLGRPVEIDARTALLAHERIEVEDVAVATIRFDSGALAVLHATTAAYPGLSVRIQVHGDRGSAIIHDDQLEYFSAPDAGSPDSPGNIAADLLPASEVRGGDRGPDQFVIGHLRQYEDIVAAIREGRAPGVTVADAFLSLAVVRGVYLSASLGRPVLLDEVLDGALDDVVVSTGVHA, encoded by the coding sequence ATGACCGGCAGCACCGCCTCCATGCCCCTGCGCGTCGCCATCGTCGGCTGCGGCATCATCGGCCTCAACCACGCCCGAGCGATTCTCCGGCATCCCGACCTGGTCATCACGGCGCTCGTGGACGCCGTCTCCGAGGCGGCCACCGCCCTCGCCGACCAGATCGTGGCCGAGCATGGCACGCCACGGCCGGCCGAGTTCGGTTCGTTGGCCGCCGCGCTCGCCGGATCGGATTTCGAAGTGGTCGTCATCTGCACGCCGAGCGGCCTCCACGTTGCGCTGGCCGAGGAAGCCCTCACGGCCGGCAAGCACGTGGTCATCGAGAAGCCGCTCGACGTCTCCATGCCGAGAGCGCGGGAGATCCTGACCCTGTCGCAGCGGGCCGAGCAGCAGGGGCTGCTCGTCTCCGTCATCAGCCAGCACCGGTTCGACCCGGCATCGAAGGTCGTCGCTGACGCGGCGCACTCCGGGGGCTTCGGTCGTCTCACCAGCGGTGTCGCCTCCGTGGCCTGGTGGCGGAGCCAGGAATACTACGATTCCGGCGACTGGCGAGGCACCTGGGAGCTCGACGGCGGCGGCGCACTGATGAACCAGGGCGTCCACACGGTCGACCTCCTCGTCTGGTTCCTCGGGAGGCCGGTCGAGATCGACGCGCGGACGGCGCTCCTCGCACACGAGCGGATCGAAGTCGAAGATGTCGCGGTCGCCACGATCCGCTTCGACTCGGGCGCGCTGGCCGTGCTGCACGCGACGACCGCCGCATATCCGGGACTCTCCGTGCGCATCCAGGTGCACGGAGACCGGGGGTCGGCGATCATCCACGACGACCAGCTCGAGTACTTCTCGGCGCCCGACGCCGGGTCGCCGGACAGTCCGGGCAATATCGCAGCCGACCTGCTGCCCGCGAGTGAGGTGCGCGGAGGGGACCGCGGACCCGATCAGTTCGTGATCGGCCACCTGCGTCAGTACGAGGACATCGTCGCGGCGATCCGCGAGGGGCGCGCACCCGGCGTGACCGTCGCTGACGCCTTCCTCTCGCTCGCCGTCGTGCGCGGCGTCTACCTTTCGGCGAGCCTCGGGAGACCGGTGCTTCTCGACGAGGTGCTCGACGGCGCACTCGACGACGTCGTCGTCTCCACCGGGGTGCACGCATGA
- a CDS encoding sugar phosphate isomerase/epimerase family protein, giving the protein MKFSVFTASTPEWTPEQAVRILAQQGWEGVEWRIVDQQPADEPGFWSGNRATWPLSGLEGALAEIAAVTRSAGLEISGIGGYVRCDDHENVDRMLAATAALGARQVRVLMPRTDEGEYRDLFAAARRDLERVSATASSLGVKALVELHHETITSSASAAFRLVEGLDPATVGVIHDLGNLVIEGWERTLSAFELLGPYLAHVHVKNVAWVPGGPEADGTVRWRHEWAPLREGVGDLDEYFRALREFGYDGWVTSEDFSTVLPLEERTRDNLGYLRAVEERTRIAVTA; this is encoded by the coding sequence ATGAAGTTCTCCGTCTTCACGGCGTCCACCCCGGAGTGGACGCCCGAGCAGGCCGTCCGCATCCTCGCCCAGCAGGGCTGGGAGGGGGTCGAGTGGCGCATCGTCGACCAGCAGCCCGCCGACGAGCCGGGATTCTGGTCGGGCAACCGGGCCACCTGGCCCCTCTCGGGCCTGGAGGGCGCCCTCGCCGAGATCGCTGCGGTCACGCGGAGCGCCGGACTCGAGATCTCCGGGATCGGGGGCTACGTTCGGTGCGACGATCACGAGAACGTGGACCGCATGCTCGCCGCGACGGCCGCACTCGGCGCGCGGCAGGTGCGGGTCCTCATGCCCCGGACCGATGAGGGCGAGTACCGCGACCTGTTCGCCGCCGCGCGGCGCGACCTGGAGCGCGTCTCCGCGACGGCGTCGTCGCTCGGGGTGAAGGCGCTCGTCGAGCTCCACCACGAGACGATCACCTCGTCCGCCTCGGCAGCCTTCCGCCTGGTGGAAGGCCTGGATCCCGCCACGGTCGGCGTCATCCACGATCTCGGCAACCTCGTGATCGAAGGGTGGGAGCGCACGCTCTCCGCCTTCGAGCTGCTCGGGCCCTATCTTGCCCACGTCCACGTCAAGAACGTCGCATGGGTTCCCGGGGGCCCGGAGGCGGACGGCACCGTGCGCTGGCGACACGAATGGGCCCCCCTTCGCGAAGGCGTCGGCGATCTGGACGAGTACTTCCGGGCGCTGCGCGAATTCGGATACGACGGATGGGTGACGAGCGAGGACTTCTCGACCGTGCTGCCGCTCGAAGAGCGCACGCGCGACAACCTCGGCTACCTCCGCGCCGTGGAGGAGCGGACCCGGATTGCGGTGACCGCGTGA